A single genomic interval of Gemmatimonas aurantiaca harbors:
- a CDS encoding putative ABC exporter domain-containing protein: MTDRQTPWQTPPQMPPQTPTKRAFVALRYLYTRTLWNRLRAQAARVRSPRYLAAVVIGALYLWWALLRNTHTSEFSVNRLITNDVTIVLVSAFLLFSSARWWLFGSDRSALAFTAAEVQFLFPAPITRRGLVHAKLVRMQLAILLNTLIFTVILRGNAGSLAAWERALALWILFTTLAFHRLAASIVRASVIEHGPAGRRRGLIPIVVFVALIGAVAWGVIDSWPMLRAASVHGARATFDVFVGTLNAPVPSLALWPIRTLLAPIGLANGSGWGLAILWSAGILLLHYFWLLRLDGAFEEAALEATQHRVERMQRFRSSQMGQARSRTGKLTRVPPLALTGRPEVAIAWKNVAAALRGGAWRTQLVAFTVGLAALAFASRSASDRIGDAFVGVTIGWGAMLLFLGPLWMRFDLRLDLPRLAMLKTMPLPGWRIVMAEIAAVTLLHSITVWSLMIVPLVMFLQEPSLLLDSGATIPLLVSIVVAVPVFNALMFTVQNGTALLFPAWVRLGTEARGFETMGQNLLTTGATTLVAAIALVFPVGLGVLMVWLTDDWNGWSVLGATVLGGLLLLAELWPVLHWLGSVFERTDVNDVVSAT, translated from the coding sequence ATGACCGACCGACAGACGCCCTGGCAGACGCCACCGCAGATGCCACCGCAGACGCCCACGAAGCGCGCGTTCGTCGCACTGCGCTACCTCTACACACGCACGCTGTGGAATCGCCTGCGTGCGCAGGCCGCACGGGTGCGCAGTCCGCGATATCTCGCCGCCGTCGTCATTGGCGCGCTGTACCTGTGGTGGGCCCTGCTCCGCAACACGCACACCAGCGAGTTCTCGGTGAATCGTCTGATCACGAACGACGTCACCATCGTGCTCGTGAGTGCCTTTCTGCTGTTCTCCAGTGCACGGTGGTGGTTGTTCGGCAGCGATCGCAGTGCGCTCGCGTTCACCGCCGCGGAGGTGCAGTTCCTCTTCCCCGCGCCGATCACGAGACGTGGCCTCGTCCACGCCAAACTCGTGCGCATGCAGCTCGCGATCCTGCTCAACACGCTGATCTTCACGGTGATCCTGCGCGGCAATGCCGGTTCACTGGCCGCATGGGAGCGGGCGCTCGCGCTCTGGATCCTCTTCACCACGCTGGCCTTTCATCGTCTCGCGGCCAGCATCGTGCGTGCCAGCGTGATCGAACACGGCCCGGCGGGCCGGCGCCGCGGTCTCATCCCCATCGTGGTGTTCGTGGCGTTGATCGGGGCCGTGGCCTGGGGTGTCATCGACAGCTGGCCCATGCTGCGCGCCGCCAGCGTGCATGGGGCACGGGCCACATTCGACGTGTTCGTGGGCACGCTCAATGCGCCGGTGCCGTCGCTCGCGTTGTGGCCCATCCGCACCCTGCTTGCTCCCATCGGCCTCGCCAACGGCAGCGGATGGGGGCTCGCCATTCTCTGGTCGGCGGGCATTCTGCTCCTCCACTACTTCTGGTTGCTGCGTCTCGACGGCGCATTCGAGGAAGCCGCGCTCGAAGCCACACAACATCGCGTCGAACGGATGCAGCGGTTCCGTTCTTCGCAGATGGGACAGGCGCGTTCGCGCACCGGCAAGCTCACGCGGGTGCCCCCGCTCGCACTCACCGGGCGCCCCGAAGTGGCCATCGCCTGGAAAAACGTGGCCGCCGCACTGCGTGGGGGGGCCTGGCGCACCCAGCTCGTCGCGTTCACCGTGGGGCTCGCGGCGCTGGCCTTCGCATCCCGCTCCGCATCCGATCGCATCGGGGATGCCTTCGTCGGTGTCACCATCGGATGGGGCGCGATGCTGTTGTTTCTCGGGCCGCTCTGGATGCGCTTCGATCTGCGTCTCGACCTGCCACGACTGGCGATGCTCAAGACCATGCCGCTGCCCGGCTGGCGCATCGTCATGGCGGAGATCGCCGCGGTGACATTGTTGCATTCCATCACCGTCTGGTCGCTCATGATCGTGCCTCTGGTGATGTTCCTGCAGGAACCCTCGCTGCTGCTGGACAGTGGTGCGACCATTCCCCTGCTCGTGTCCATCGTGGTGGCCGTCCCGGTGTTCAATGCCCTGATGTTCACCGTCCAGAACGGCACCGCTCTGCTCTTTCCGGCCTGGGTGCGACTGGGCACCGAAGCGCGCGGTTTCGAGACCATGGGGCAGAATCTCCTGACCACCGGCGCCACCACGCTGGTGGCTGCGATCGCGTTGGTCTTTCCGGTGGGTCTCGGGGTATTGATGGTATGGCTCACCGACGACTGGAACGGTTGGTCGGTACTCGGCGCCACCGTGCTGGGCGGGCTGCTGCTGCTCGCCGAACTGTGGCCCGTGCTGCATTGGCTGGGTTCGGTCTTCGAACGCACCGATGTGAACGATGTGGTCAGTGCCACCTGA
- a CDS encoding ABC transporter ATP-binding protein — MIDVAGYSKLYGDTVAVQSLSFHVAPGDVLGLVGPNGAGKTTTLRALAGILQPSAGTIRIAGIDLQADPVAAKARLAFIPDEPQLFDYLTVVEHLQFVTRLYGVADAAPRIPLLLEELELTAKRDALPSELSRGMKQKLAIACGLLHGPAALLLDEPLTGLDPVGIRRMKETISARAREGTAVILSSHLLHLVEELCTRLLVIRRGQAVAFGTIDEIVTERPALAGKSLEEIFIALTGSDT, encoded by the coding sequence GTGATCGACGTCGCCGGATATTCCAAGCTGTATGGCGACACCGTGGCGGTGCAGTCGCTGTCGTTCCATGTCGCGCCCGGCGATGTGCTTGGCCTGGTCGGCCCCAACGGCGCCGGCAAGACCACCACGTTGCGGGCGCTCGCGGGCATTCTGCAGCCCTCGGCGGGCACCATCCGGATTGCGGGAATCGACCTGCAGGCCGATCCCGTGGCCGCCAAGGCCCGGCTCGCCTTCATTCCCGACGAACCGCAACTCTTCGACTATCTCACGGTGGTCGAACACCTGCAGTTCGTCACCAGACTGTATGGTGTGGCCGACGCCGCGCCGCGCATTCCGCTGCTGCTCGAGGAGCTCGAACTCACCGCCAAGCGGGACGCGCTGCCCAGTGAACTCTCGCGCGGCATGAAGCAGAAGCTCGCCATCGCCTGCGGCCTGCTGCACGGCCCGGCCGCCCTGCTGCTCGACGAGCCCCTCACCGGCCTCGATCCGGTCGGCATCCGTCGCATGAAGGAGACCATCAGCGCCCGCGCCCGTGAGGGCACGGCGGTGATTCTCAGTTCACATCTCCTGCATCTGGTGGAGGAGCTGTGCACCCGCCTGCTCGTCATCCGACGCGGACAGGCGGTGGCGTTCGGCACCATCGACGAGATCGTGACCGAACGACCGGCGCTGGCCGGCAAATCCCTCGAGGAGATCTTCATCGCGCTCACGGGCAGCGACACCTGA
- a CDS encoding HDOD domain-containing protein: MPVHEVDITPPPTAQHVFIARQPIFDRTPSRVAYELLYRASREATAAQSGLSATFMCGDTALHALLSIGLERLTAGTRAFVNITEDHLLGELYKIFDAQAVVLELLETIDATPAVLDACERAAAEGYLLALDDYDGRDSLDPLLPLVSIVKVDVLPWTQSGTLDQLAPLVAKLKAHELTILAERVETPAQLEQCRAMGFDLFQGYVFSRPETLDGRAANVHQAAVFQIVSMLNQPRVTERELEDAFRSHPSLSFTLLRIVNSASFGGRSVDSISHAIRLVGREALSRWMIIMLVASVGARSAVAHEAVMMALVRGRFCEVVSAHAGHGDPSARFLVGLLSRMDTLLGLPMEQVLERLPVSQDVRDALLFSRGPHADVLLLADAYERADWDAVEQEVPGMRAAFTELYTESVMWAGDRLASATPS, encoded by the coding sequence ATGCCCGTCCATGAAGTCGACATCACGCCGCCGCCTACGGCCCAGCATGTATTCATCGCCCGCCAGCCGATCTTCGATCGGACGCCGAGTCGGGTGGCGTACGAGCTGTTGTATCGGGCCTCGCGCGAGGCCACGGCCGCGCAGTCGGGGCTTTCGGCCACGTTCATGTGTGGCGATACCGCGCTGCACGCGCTGCTGTCCATCGGGCTGGAGCGCCTGACGGCCGGTACCAGAGCGTTCGTGAACATCACGGAAGATCACCTCCTCGGAGAGTTGTACAAGATCTTCGATGCCCAGGCGGTGGTGCTGGAGCTGCTGGAAACGATCGACGCGACACCGGCGGTGCTCGATGCCTGCGAGCGCGCCGCGGCGGAGGGCTACCTGCTCGCCCTCGACGACTACGACGGTCGCGATTCGCTCGACCCGCTGCTGCCGCTGGTGTCGATCGTAAAAGTGGACGTGTTGCCGTGGACACAGTCGGGAACACTCGACCAGCTCGCACCCCTCGTCGCGAAGCTGAAGGCGCACGAACTCACGATTCTCGCCGAACGGGTGGAGACGCCGGCGCAGCTCGAGCAGTGCCGGGCCATGGGGTTCGATCTCTTCCAGGGCTACGTCTTCAGCCGGCCGGAAACGCTCGACGGACGTGCGGCCAACGTGCATCAGGCGGCCGTGTTCCAGATCGTTTCGATGCTCAATCAGCCGCGGGTCACGGAACGGGAGCTGGAAGACGCGTTCCGCAGTCATCCCTCGTTGTCGTTCACGCTGCTGCGTATCGTCAACTCGGCGTCCTTCGGCGGGCGCAGCGTGGATTCCATCTCCCACGCCATCCGGTTGGTGGGACGCGAAGCCCTGTCACGCTGGATGATCATCATGCTCGTGGCCTCGGTGGGCGCGCGCAGTGCCGTGGCACACGAAGCGGTGATGATGGCGCTGGTGCGCGGCCGCTTCTGTGAAGTGGTGAGCGCCCATGCCGGGCACGGCGATCCATCGGCGCGGTTCCTCGTGGGGCTGCTGTCCCGCATGGATACACTGCTGGGACTGCCGATGGAGCAGGTGCTGGAACGGTTGCCGGTGAGCCAGGACGTGCGCGACGCCTTGCTGTTCTCGCGGGGGCCTCATGCCGACGTCCTGCTGCTGGCCGACGCGTACGAACGCGCCGACTGGGATGCGGTGGAGCAGGAAGTCCCGGGCATGCGTGCCGCGTTCACCGAGCTGTATACGGAATCGGTGATGTGGGCCGGCGACCGGCTGGCGAGCGCCACGCCGTCGTGA
- a CDS encoding flagellar motor protein MotB has translation MAARGGKKVVIVKKKIVGGGGHHGGSWKVAYADFVTAMMAFFMVMWILGMDDKTKQAIEGYFANPVGYKKGYGAGSSPLATGSSVTSIQRTPLRMIVRSTEQRTFEQLRQTILDKLAASDSLKRLNALVDVQVTQEGLRIELVESGRGDVYFPLGSARMNTATVLTLQLVGQELAPLSQSLVLEGHTDGAKFGKDASYTNWELSADRANAARRVLETAGIGANRIAEVRGYADTKPRVFDDPMDAANRRISILIPFTNVPESAANAAELATGKRDSIVNSIAEPIKRNY, from the coding sequence ATGGCGGCGCGCGGAGGCAAGAAGGTCGTCATCGTCAAGAAGAAGATCGTCGGTGGAGGCGGACATCACGGCGGCTCGTGGAAGGTGGCCTATGCCGACTTCGTCACCGCCATGATGGCGTTTTTCATGGTGATGTGGATTCTTGGCATGGACGACAAGACCAAGCAGGCCATCGAGGGCTACTTCGCCAATCCGGTGGGATACAAGAAGGGCTACGGCGCGGGCTCGAGTCCGCTCGCCACCGGTTCGTCGGTGACGAGCATCCAGCGCACGCCGCTGCGCATGATCGTGCGCTCCACGGAGCAACGCACATTCGAACAGCTGCGGCAGACCATTCTCGACAAACTCGCCGCCAGCGATTCGCTCAAGCGCCTCAACGCGCTCGTGGATGTCCAGGTCACGCAGGAAGGCCTCCGCATCGAACTCGTGGAGTCGGGCCGGGGCGATGTCTATTTCCCGCTGGGTTCCGCGCGCATGAACACCGCCACGGTGCTCACGCTGCAGCTCGTGGGTCAGGAACTCGCCCCGCTGTCGCAGTCGCTCGTGCTCGAAGGACACACCGACGGCGCGAAATTCGGCAAGGATGCGTCGTATACGAACTGGGAGCTGTCGGCCGACCGCGCGAACGCCGCCCGACGTGTGCTCGAGACGGCGGGCATCGGTGCCAATCGCATCGCCGAAGTGCGTGGCTATGCCGACACCAAGCCCCGGGTGTTCGACGATCCGATGGACGCGGCCAACCGTCGCATCTCCATTCTCATTCCGTTCACCAACGTGCCGGAAAGCGCGGCGAATGCGGCCGAGCTGGCCACCGGGAAGCGCGACTCGATCGTGAACAGCATCGCCGAGCCGATCAAGCGGAACTACTGA
- the motA gene encoding flagellar motor stator protein MotA, which translates to MFVIIGLVVVFGAVIGGYVMHHGQIAVLIQPNEFIILGGAALGTLIIANPPSVLKACIAQTLGLLKPNPYGAKAYAELLQVLYEVFQKARKDGLVGLEAHIESPESSDIFQKYPSFMNNHHAVSLLCDTLKVLLTGTVEDHNLAEILDVDLEKHHHEAMLAPHAITTVGDAMPGFGIVAAVLGVIITMGSIGGAASEIGEKVAAALVGTFLGILLAYGVFGPLAKAMETRLHAEHDYMLCIRTALLSFARGDAPMTAVEFSRRNIEPHERPSFAELEDLTRKKAA; encoded by the coding sequence GTGTTCGTCATCATCGGCCTGGTTGTCGTCTTCGGCGCAGTCATCGGTGGCTATGTCATGCACCATGGACAGATCGCCGTCCTGATTCAGCCGAACGAATTCATCATCCTCGGGGGTGCGGCGCTCGGTACGCTGATCATCGCCAATCCGCCGTCGGTGCTCAAGGCGTGTATCGCCCAGACCCTGGGTCTGCTGAAGCCCAACCCGTACGGGGCGAAGGCCTACGCCGAACTGCTGCAGGTACTCTACGAAGTCTTCCAGAAGGCCCGCAAGGATGGACTGGTGGGTCTCGAAGCGCACATCGAGTCGCCCGAATCCAGCGACATCTTCCAGAAGTATCCGTCGTTCATGAACAATCACCACGCGGTGTCGCTGCTCTGTGACACGCTCAAGGTGCTGCTCACGGGCACGGTGGAGGATCACAATCTGGCCGAGATCCTGGACGTGGATCTCGAGAAGCATCATCACGAGGCGATGCTCGCGCCGCACGCCATCACCACCGTCGGCGACGCCATGCCGGGCTTCGGCATCGTGGCCGCCGTGCTCGGCGTCATCATCACGATGGGCTCGATCGGTGGCGCGGCGTCCGAGATCGGTGAGAAGGTGGCCGCCGCACTCGTCGGCACGTTCCTCGGCATCCTGCTGGCGTACGGCGTGTTCGGACCGCTCGCCAAGGCCATGGAAACGCGCCTGCACGCGGAACACGACTACATGCTCTGCATCCGCACGGCACTGCTGTCCTTCGCCCGTGGCGATGCACCCATGACGGCCGTGGAGTTTTCGCGCCGCAACATCGAACCGCACGAGCGCCCCAGCTTCGCCGAGCTCGAAGACCTCACGCGCAAGAAGGCGGCGTAA
- a CDS encoding carbon storage regulator codes for MLILGRREGDSIIIDGGIRIVVVSCDRGGVRIGIEAPNNVKILRGEIAQQVAQENQRAAAPADASWMATLGAPIAAGTSTPKPSSPEASA; via the coding sequence ATGCTCATTCTCGGACGTCGCGAAGGCGACTCGATCATCATCGACGGCGGCATCCGCATCGTCGTGGTCTCCTGTGACCGCGGGGGCGTGCGCATCGGCATCGAAGCGCCGAACAACGTCAAGATCCTTCGCGGGGAGATCGCGCAGCAGGTGGCGCAGGAGAATCAGCGCGCCGCCGCGCCGGCCGACGCGTCGTGGATGGCAACCCTGGGCGCCCCCATCGCCGCGGGTACCTCCACCCCCAAGCCGTCGTCACCCGAGGCGTCCGCCTGA
- the flgK gene encoding flagellar hook-associated protein FlgK gives MGSGLFSIARSALLSHQTALQTISHNVANAETEGYSRQEVVLAANTPVRLYNGNVGTGVHIATIQRKRDILLDENFRSANVANGNSTMRRDLLQKVEDVFGEPSDTGMANALDQFWSSWSDLSAQPNSLAARAVVQQRGRQLAQLLNSYDTQLTQQRSSNLELLDNTVGRINALASQVAELNTRILASEGNGHVANDLRDMRDSRLDELSKVAGTRVVNQPNGTVTVVIGNSTLVEGDTWNKVSAQLETIVPPPTVPVTDVPVRIRLGNSPDRLAPLDGELSAIVKVLNEDIPAVRGRLDAMASQLVSAVNTAHTGGYVFTGSTVPGTAAGNFFDPGSVANPVRASTIQLDAAVAADPGKIAASGNPNGTTDNTTAQAIAALRITEGTVTWTATNGTTETGSFLGFFRGLVTRLGVDVASATDAAAVAESLAQQTDQRRQSVSGVNTDEELVNMLRVQQSYQAAAKMITAADEMLKTLLSLV, from the coding sequence ATGGGATCGGGCCTGTTCAGCATCGCGCGCAGCGCACTGCTGTCGCACCAGACGGCACTCCAGACCATTTCGCACAACGTGGCGAATGCGGAGACCGAAGGCTATTCGCGACAGGAAGTCGTGCTGGCGGCCAACACCCCTGTCCGTCTCTACAACGGCAACGTCGGCACCGGCGTCCACATTGCGACCATCCAGCGCAAGCGGGACATCCTGCTCGACGAGAATTTCCGTTCGGCCAATGTGGCGAACGGCAACAGCACCATGCGTCGCGATCTGCTGCAGAAGGTGGAAGACGTTTTCGGCGAGCCCAGTGACACGGGCATGGCCAATGCGCTGGACCAGTTCTGGAGTTCCTGGAGCGACCTCTCGGCGCAGCCCAACAGCCTGGCCGCACGCGCCGTCGTGCAGCAGCGCGGCCGGCAGCTCGCCCAGCTCCTGAACAGCTACGACACGCAGCTCACCCAGCAGCGTTCGTCCAATCTCGAACTGCTCGACAACACCGTCGGTCGCATCAATGCGCTCGCCTCGCAGGTCGCGGAGCTGAACACGCGCATCCTGGCCAGCGAAGGCAATGGCCATGTGGCCAACGATCTGCGCGACATGCGCGACTCGCGCCTCGACGAACTGTCCAAGGTCGCCGGCACCCGTGTCGTCAATCAGCCGAATGGCACCGTCACGGTGGTCATCGGCAACTCCACGCTCGTTGAAGGCGACACCTGGAACAAGGTCTCCGCGCAACTGGAAACCATCGTTCCTCCACCGACGGTGCCGGTGACCGATGTGCCGGTGCGCATCCGTCTCGGCAATTCTCCCGACCGGCTGGCGCCGCTCGATGGGGAACTGTCGGCGATCGTGAAGGTCCTCAACGAGGACATTCCGGCGGTGCGTGGTCGTCTCGATGCCATGGCCAGCCAGCTCGTGAGCGCGGTGAACACCGCCCACACCGGCGGTTATGTCTTCACCGGCAGCACGGTGCCCGGCACGGCCGCGGGCAACTTCTTCGATCCCGGCTCGGTCGCCAATCCCGTGCGCGCGTCCACGATCCAGCTCGACGCGGCGGTGGCCGCCGATCCGGGCAAGATCGCGGCGAGTGGGAATCCGAACGGCACCACCGACAACACCACCGCGCAGGCCATTGCCGCGCTGCGCATCACCGAAGGCACGGTCACCTGGACCGCGACCAACGGCACCACGGAGACCGGCTCGTTCCTCGGGTTTTTCCGAGGGCTCGTCACGCGTCTCGGGGTGGACGTGGCGTCGGCCACCGATGCCGCGGCCGTGGCGGAAAGTCTGGCTCAGCAGACGGATCAGCGCCGGCAGTCGGTGAGCGGGGTGAACACCGACGAGGAGCTGGTGAACATGCTGCGTGTGCAGCAGTCGTATCAGGCGGCAGCCAAGATGATCACGGCGGCCGATGAAATGCTCAAGACCCTGCTCTCTCTCGTCTGA
- the flgN gene encoding flagellar export chaperone FlgN, translated as MSPTTLLAPETASRAGGVSPAMLEALYDALFSERRLLDDLIAQMRHQRTAVATDDIQGVDDSTFATHRILATLGQARQRRRQLNVLLGGSEECTLRELEELLGDRVDERLRDARLRLQQAADVLTREVGMNRKLLREALSSTQQHVRTLAGGMTMPTTYATEGVVPTTPSGSRGVLVNRTV; from the coding sequence ATGTCGCCGACGACTCTGCTCGCTCCTGAAACCGCATCTCGCGCCGGCGGCGTTTCGCCCGCCATGCTCGAGGCGCTCTACGACGCGCTGTTCAGCGAACGGCGTCTGCTCGATGATCTCATCGCGCAGATGCGTCACCAACGCACCGCGGTCGCGACCGACGATATCCAGGGCGTGGACGACAGCACCTTCGCCACGCATCGCATTCTCGCCACGCTCGGACAGGCCCGGCAGCGTCGCCGTCAGCTCAACGTGCTGCTCGGCGGCTCCGAAGAGTGCACGCTGCGCGAACTCGAGGAACTGCTCGGCGACCGCGTCGACGAACGGCTGCGCGATGCGCGCCTGCGTCTGCAGCAGGCCGCCGACGTGCTCACCCGGGAAGTTGGCATGAACCGCAAGCTGCTGCGCGAAGCGCTCAGCAGCACCCAGCAGCATGTCCGCACGCTCGCCGGTGGCATGACCATGCCCACCACCTACGCCACCGAAGGGGTCGTACCCACGACACCGAGTGGCTCACGCGGCGTGCTCGTCAACCGGACGGTGTGA
- a CDS encoding rod-binding protein, whose translation MIDGITSRALSVTNSAGTTGTAPRSGDADTKLRETAKQLEGLFVQQLFKVMRATVPQQEGFVSGGAGEDMFTGLMDEHIAAETPNQLGSGLSEALYRQLRGFLPAGNADHASDAASTNTVSPTN comes from the coding sequence ATGATCGACGGCATCACATCCCGCGCATTGTCCGTCACGAACAGCGCAGGGACCACCGGTACCGCTCCCCGATCGGGCGACGCGGACACCAAGCTCCGGGAGACGGCCAAACAACTCGAAGGTCTCTTCGTGCAGCAGTTGTTCAAGGTCATGCGCGCGACCGTTCCACAGCAGGAAGGCTTCGTTTCAGGCGGGGCCGGAGAAGACATGTTCACCGGACTGATGGACGAGCACATTGCTGCCGAAACTCCCAATCAATTGGGGAGTGGCCTCTCGGAGGCGTTGTATCGGCAGCTGCGCGGATTCCTGCCAGCCGGCAATGCCGATCACGCGTCCGATGCCGCTTCCACGAACACCGTATCACCCACGAACTGA
- a CDS encoding flagellar basal body P-ring protein FlgI — MRHFAMHSAGHSIAGSARVAALSLILGASFVPSLAHAQNDVKIRDLTAQEGAMPVRLVGYGLAVGLDGTGDRAIGGQTAGPTVQGVINTLRRFNIEVPPDLIRMRNVAAVLVTAEVSPYLRAGGRFEIHVSSMGDARSLRGGVLYMTPLVADANGPALASAQGSLMVSDGGATSRYAPTHETTARIPTGGVLEADLPRPAIAAVSRLLLREPDLGMATRIATAINGAMGEKTAIVEDEGAVIVTLADSVQQKPVAMAKIRDLAVASEVRPRLVIDGRDGTVVAGGDMVVGAATVSHGAITLAIGQLADNDTAAIPGSVRLPAGIPVQRVATALHAVQTPVNEIAAIFAALREIGAITAEVVVR, encoded by the coding sequence ATGAGGCATTTCGCAATGCACTCCGCGGGCCATTCCATCGCGGGCTCCGCGCGGGTCGCGGCCCTGTCCCTGATCCTCGGCGCGTCGTTCGTTCCGTCACTCGCACACGCGCAGAACGATGTGAAAATCCGCGATCTCACCGCGCAGGAAGGCGCGATGCCGGTGCGCCTGGTGGGGTACGGTCTGGCCGTGGGCCTCGACGGCACGGGCGACCGCGCCATCGGCGGACAGACGGCCGGCCCCACCGTGCAGGGTGTGATCAATACGCTGCGACGCTTCAATATCGAAGTGCCGCCCGACCTCATCCGCATGCGCAACGTGGCTGCGGTGCTCGTGACGGCGGAAGTCTCGCCGTATCTGCGTGCCGGTGGCCGTTTCGAGATTCACGTCTCCAGCATGGGTGACGCCCGGTCGCTGCGCGGCGGTGTGCTGTACATGACGCCACTGGTGGCGGATGCCAACGGTCCGGCGCTCGCGTCGGCGCAGGGCTCGCTGATGGTGAGCGACGGGGGTGCCACGTCGCGGTATGCGCCCACGCACGAAACCACTGCGCGCATTCCCACCGGCGGCGTGCTCGAAGCCGATCTGCCGCGTCCGGCCATCGCCGCCGTGTCTCGTCTCCTGCTGCGTGAACCCGATCTCGGCATGGCCACCCGTATCGCGACCGCCATCAACGGCGCGATGGGTGAGAAGACGGCCATCGTGGAAGACGAAGGCGCCGTCATCGTGACGCTCGCCGATTCGGTGCAGCAGAAGCCGGTCGCCATGGCAAAGATCCGCGACCTGGCCGTCGCCTCCGAAGTACGCCCGCGCCTGGTCATCGACGGACGCGACGGAACGGTCGTGGCCGGCGGCGACATGGTGGTGGGCGCCGCGACGGTGAGTCATGGTGCCATCACGCTGGCCATCGGTCAGCTCGCGGACAACGACACCGCCGCCATTCCCGGCAGCGTCCGCCTGCCGGCGGGCATTCCCGTGCAGCGGGTGGCCACGGCGCTCCATGCCGTACAGACCCCGGTCAACGAGATCGCCGCGATCTTCGCCGCGCTCCGGGAGATCGGTGCCATCACCGCGGAGGTGGTCGTCCGATGA
- a CDS encoding flagellar basal body L-ring protein FlgH: MMLTLRSRLLHLRHLCTAFGAAGALVLGTPRSLAAQAQPAGQSAGTGAAGATGSASGSAAADSTSGLPPAPTITPRASWTADRRSFAVGDIITVLVDDYTISTAVKENVSTDTRTRGLSVNARLPESSKSVGIDSRNAADQTQRGQARRENRFQNELSVRVVAVGQNGLLQVKGTKVIDVDKSKQDIVFTGWVRAQDISVSNLVESSRVADLQIGYVSPGPLGKPKQGLVSKVLGALWP, encoded by the coding sequence ATGATGCTCACTCTGCGTTCACGACTGCTTCACCTTCGTCACCTCTGCACCGCGTTCGGTGCGGCCGGCGCCCTCGTGCTCGGCACGCCCCGGTCGCTTGCCGCGCAGGCGCAGCCCGCCGGACAATCGGCTGGTACCGGCGCTGCGGGTGCGACCGGCAGTGCCTCGGGCTCCGCCGCGGCCGACTCCACATCGGGCCTGCCGCCCGCTCCGACCATCACGCCCCGCGCGTCGTGGACGGCCGACCGTCGCAGCTTTGCCGTGGGGGACATCATCACGGTGCTGGTGGACGACTACACCATCTCCACCGCCGTGAAAGAGAACGTGTCGACGGACACACGCACACGTGGCCTGTCGGTGAACGCCCGTCTGCCCGAAAGCTCCAAGAGCGTGGGCATCGATTCACGCAACGCCGCCGACCAGACGCAGCGTGGACAGGCACGCCGTGAGAACCGTTTTCAGAACGAGCTCAGTGTGCGGGTCGTGGCCGTCGGACAGAACGGTCTGCTGCAGGTGAAGGGCACGAAGGTGATCGACGTCGACAAGTCGAAACAGGACATCGTCTTCACGGGCTGGGTGCGCGCGCAGGACATCTCGGTGTCCAACCTCGTCGAATCGAGCCGCGTGGCGGATCTGCAGATCGGCTATGTGTCACCCGGCCCGCTCGGCAAACCCAAGCAGGGCCTCGTCAGCAAGGTGCTCGGAGCGCTCTGGCCATGA
- the flgA gene encoding flagellar basal body P-ring formation chaperone FlgA, with translation MPLWLSRILVVVAMSLGAACALRAQEALRVEAPHAETPLAGTPLHRDQRRITLPVAARSLARGDTLRAEDIALVDTTIVWRWSSIAPDTTRPTAGWVTRRPIGKGEVLRAPAVMAPPVVTSGSAVTAIWQDGPLRLVLAGVATNTAAIGAPVSVRIDRSRRLDGIAIAPNTVRLR, from the coding sequence ATGCCGCTCTGGCTCTCCCGCATCCTCGTGGTCGTGGCCATGTCGCTCGGCGCCGCGTGCGCGCTGCGTGCCCAGGAGGCGCTACGCGTGGAAGCGCCACACGCGGAAACGCCGCTTGCTGGTACGCCACTCCACCGCGATCAGCGTCGGATCACGCTGCCCGTGGCCGCGCGATCACTGGCCCGTGGCGATACGCTACGTGCCGAGGACATCGCGCTCGTGGACACCACGATCGTGTGGCGGTGGAGTTCGATCGCACCGGACACCACGCGTCCCACCGCGGGCTGGGTGACGCGTCGTCCGATCGGGAAGGGAGAAGTCCTGCGTGCACCGGCCGTCATGGCGCCGCCCGTGGTGACCAGTGGTTCCGCTGTCACGGCCATCTGGCAGGATGGTCCACTGCGCCTCGTCCTCGCGGGCGTGGCCACCAATACCGCGGCGATCGGCGCCCCCGTGAGTGTGCGCATCGACCGCAGCCGTCGACTCGATGGGATCGCCATCGCGCCGAATACCGTTCGCCTTCGCTGA